One genomic segment of [Phormidium] sp. ETS-05 includes these proteins:
- a CDS encoding MoxR family ATPase, protein MRESIELLKANLSQTIVGKSDAIRLVLVALFSGGHALLEDVPGVGKTLLAKSLARSIAGKFQRIQCTPDLLPTDITGTNIWNPRTGEFEFLPGPVFANVLLADEINRATPRTQSALLEVMEERQVTVDGVSRNVPKPFFAIATQNPVEYQGTFPLPEAQMDRFTLSFSLGYPTEAEELKMLSGLQTGVHVDELQPCIELDTVSELCRLCSQVKVEESIQQYIVNLVRATRENDLITLGVSPRGAVALQRATQAYAFLEGREFAIPDDVKFLAPHVLSHRLIPAGGRQAKTIVQQLLTDIPIPGL, encoded by the coding sequence GTTTTCCGGGGGTCATGCTTTGCTTGAGGATGTGCCGGGAGTGGGTAAAACTCTGCTGGCTAAGTCTTTGGCTCGCTCGATCGCCGGTAAGTTCCAACGCATTCAATGCACCCCTGACCTCCTCCCCACGGATATCACCGGGACTAATATCTGGAACCCCCGCACGGGCGAGTTTGAATTTCTCCCCGGTCCGGTGTTTGCCAATGTGTTGCTCGCTGATGAAATTAACCGCGCCACTCCCCGCACCCAGTCGGCTTTGCTGGAAGTGATGGAAGAACGGCAAGTGACGGTAGATGGGGTTTCCCGCAATGTGCCCAAGCCTTTTTTCGCGATCGCCACCCAAAACCCCGTGGAATATCAAGGCACTTTTCCCCTCCCGGAAGCCCAGATGGACCGCTTCACCCTCTCTTTCTCTCTGGGCTACCCCACGGAAGCGGAAGAGCTGAAAATGCTTTCTGGCCTCCAAACTGGCGTTCATGTGGATGAATTACAGCCCTGCATTGAATTAGACACGGTTTCCGAGTTATGCCGTCTGTGCAGCCAAGTCAAGGTAGAAGAGTCCATCCAGCAGTACATCGTTAACTTAGTCCGCGCCACCAGAGAGAATGATTTAATCACTCTCGGTGTTAGTCCCCGAGGTGCTGTGGCTCTGCAGCGCGCCACCCAGGCTTATGCCTTTCTCGAAGGTCGCGAGTTTGCTATCCCCGATGATGTGAAATTCCTCGCCCCTCACGTGCTTTCCCATCGCCTCATCCCCGCTGGCGGTCGCCAAGCCAAGACGATCGTCCAGCAACTCCTCACAGACATCCCCATCCCCGGTTTGTAG